The Streptomyces sp. 135 sequence AGGCCCCCGCCGCGGGGGCGAGGGCCTGCTGGAGGGTGCTGGCTGACCGGCGGCCGGTCGGCTGTCAGTAGCGGTAGTGGTCGGGCTTGAACGGGCCCTCGACCTCGACGCCGATGTACGCGGCCTGCTCGGGGCGGAGCGTCGTGAGCTTCACGCCGAGCGAGTCGAGGTGGAGGCGGGCGACCTTCTCGTCCAGGTGCTTGGGGAGCACGTAGACGTCGGTCGGGTACTCCTCCTGCTTGGTGAACAGCTCGATCTGGGCCAGGGTCTGGTCCGCGAACGAGTTGGACATCACGAAGGACGGGTGGCCGGTCGCGTTGCCCAGGTTGAGCAGGCGGCCCTCGGACAGCACGATCAGGACCTTGCCATCGGGGAACGTCCAGGTGTGGACCTGCGGCTTGACCTCGTCCTTGACGATGCCGGGGATGGCGGCGAGGCCGGCCATGTCGATCTCGTTGTCGAAGTGGCCGATGTTGCCCACGATCGCCTGGTGCTTCATCTTGGCCATGTCCGAGGCCATGATGATGTCCTTGTTGCCGGTCGTGGTGATGAAGATGTCGGCCTTGTCGACGACCTCGTCCAGCGTCGTGACCTGGTAACCGTCCATCGCCGCCTGGAGCGCGCAGATCGGGTCGATCTCGGTGACGATCACGCGGGCGCCCTGGCCGCGCAGGGACTCCGCGCAGCCCTTGCCCACGTCGCCGTAGCCGCAGACAACGGCGGTCTTGCCGCCGATGAGGACGTCCGTGGCGCGGTTGATGCCGTCGATGAGCGAGTGGCGGCAGCCGTACTTGTTGTCGAACTTCGACTTCGTCACGGCGTCGTTCACGTTGATCGCCGGGAACAGCAGCGTGCCGTCACGGTGCATCTCGTACAGCCGGTGCACACCGGTCGTGGTCTCCTCGGTCACGCCGCGGATCTCCGAGGCGAGCTGGGTCCACTTCTGCGAGCCGTCGGTGATGGTGCGGTTGAGGAGCTCCAGGATGACGCGGTGCTCGTCGTTCTCGGCGGTGTCGACGGACGGGACCTTGCCGTCCTTCTCGTACTCGACGCCCTTGTGGACCAGGAGCGTGGCGTCGCCGCCGTCGTCCAGGATCATGTTCGGGCCGCCGGTGGGGGTGTTCGGCCAGGTCAGGGCCTGCTCCGTGCACCACCAGTACTCCTCCAGGGTCTCGCCCTTCCAGGCGAAGACCGGGACGCCCTGGGGGTTGTCCGGGGTGCCGTTCGGGCCGACGGCGATGGCCGCGGCGGCGTGGTCCTGGGTGGAGAAGATGTTGCAGGAGGCCCAGCGGACCTCGGCGCCGAGGGCGACCAGGGTCTCGATGAGCACGGCGGTCTGCACGGTCATGTGCAGGGAGCCGGTGACGCGGGCGCCGGCGAGCGGCTGGCCGGCGGCGTACTCCTTGCGGATCGCCATCAGGCCGGGCATCTCGTGCTCGGCGAGGGTGATCTCCTTGCGGCCGAACGCGGCGAGGGAGAGGTCGGCGACCTTGAAGTCCTGGCCGTTGGTGGCAGTCGTCATGAGTGAGCTGCTCCTCGTGGGGTTGGTCGAGGGTGGGCATGGCTGACCTGCGGCGTCGGGTACAAGGGTGCACCGGCGCGCGCAGCGCAGTCCGTCGGAGGCCCTCTCTCCCTCGGCCGGTCCGTGCGTGGACCGCCCGACCGCCATCAGCAGCGACGTCTGGCTCACCCACAAAGCTACACCGGTCGGCCCAGCGAACCCCAGCCCGCCTCCGGGCACGGCATCACCGGTGGATAGGCCGCCAGACCGGACGTTATGGGACGTTTGCGCTTTTGATCCTGCGCTCACGTGTTGCAGGATGCCTTGAGATCGGGAACATGTGCGCGATCTTGTTCGGTACATCGGTAAAGGCATGAGGAGACCCACGTGACCAGTCCGGCCGACCCTCCCACGGGCGGGGACACCAGCGGACAGCGACGGCTGAAGCTGCTCGCGGTGACCGCTTGTCCGACCGGCATCGCCCACACCTACATGGCGGCGGAGAAGCTCTCGCAGGCCGCGGAGAGCCTCGGGATCGACATGAAGGTGGAGACGCAGGGCTCCATCGGGGCCGAGAACGTACTGTCTGACAACGATGTCAGAGACGCCGACGGCGTCATCATCGCGGCCGACAAGGACGTGGACCGCAGTCGCTTCGCGGGTAAGCGGGTGGTCTCCGTCGGGGTGGCCGAGGGCATCAGCCACCCGGAGCGGCTGATCGAGCGGGTGCGGAGCGCGCCTGTGCAGGGGGGCGGTGGTGGTGGTTCTGCCGTGTCTGCTGCGTCTGCTGGGTCTGCCGCGGGGAGTGGGGGCGGGCGGGAGCGGAGCGTCGCGTACAAGGCGCTGATGAACGGCGTCTCGTACATGATCCCGTTCGTGGTGGTCGGTGGACTGCTGATCGCCATCTCGCTGGCGCTGGGCGGTGACGCCACGTCCAAGGGCTATGTGATCCCGGAGGGGACCTTCTGGGCGCACGTCAACGCCATCGGGGTCATCGGCTTCACGCTGATGGTGCCGATCCTGTCGGGATACATCGCGTACGCCATCGGGGACCGGCCGGCGCTGGTGCCGGGCATGATCGGCGGGTGGATCGCCAACACGGGTGAGCTGTACGACTCGAAGGCGGGAGCCGGTTTCATCGGCGCCATCGTGACCGGGTTCCTGGCCGGTTATCTGGTGGTGTGGATCAAGAAGGTCCAGGTCCCGAAGTTCGTCCGGCCGATCATGCCGATCATCGTGATCCCGATCGTCGCGACGACAGCGCTCGGGCTGTTCTTCATCTACGTCATCGGCAAGCCGATCTCGTGGGTCTTCGAGCACCTGACCGACTGGCTCAGCGGTATGACCGGGGCCAGTGCGATCCTGCTGGGCGCGGTCCTCGGGCTCATGATCGCGTTCGACATGGGCGGGCCGGTCAACAAGACCGCGTTCCTCTTCGGTACGGGGCTCATCGCGACCGGCAACCAGACCGTGATGGGCATGTGCGCCGCCGCCATCCCCGTGATGCCGCTCGGGCAGGGGCTCGCCACACTGATCCGGCGGCGGCTCTACTCGGAGCAGGAGCGCGAGACCGGGATGGCCTCGCTGTTCATGGGGATGTTCGGAATCTCGGAGGGGGCGATTCCGTTCGCTGCGGCGCGGCCTGCGCAGGTCATCCCGGCCAACATGCTCGGCGGCGCGGTCGCAGGAGCCGTCGCCGGTATGGCGGGTGTGGAGGACGCGGTGCCGCACGGGGGGCCGATCGTGGCGGTGCTGGGTGCCATTGGCGGTGTACCGATGTTCTTCGTGGCCGTGGCCGTCGGCGCGGTCGTCACCGCGTTGACCACGGTGACGCTCATCGACCTCGGCGGGCGCAAGCGGCGTGGGGCGGGTGTGGCCGGTGGGCCGGGTGGTGGTCCCGAGCCGGTGTTCGCGGGGGTCGGGGCGGCTTCGGGGAGTGCGGTGGGCGGCGCGGCTTCCCTGGCGGGGGCGTCGGTGGGGATGGCGGGTGCCGCTCCGGGAGCGGATGCGTCCGCAGCGGCTTCCGGGGCTTCCGGGGCTTCCGGGGCTGAGGGTCCCGCCGCCGCTGCCGCTACGGAGGCCCCGGCGGGGGAGGTTCTCTCCGGTTACCTCACCGAACGGACCGTGAAGGTCCAGCTGGAGGCCCGGGACAAGGAGGCCGCGATCCGCGAGATGGCCGCGCTCCTCGCCACCACGGGCAAGGTCGACGACGTGGAGGAGCTGGTGCGCACCGCGCTGCGGCGCGAGGCGCAGGGCACCACCGGGCTCGGCGAGGAGATCGCCATCCCGCACGCGAAGACCGACGCGGTGCTGGCCCCGGTCGTCGGGTTCGCACGCTCGGCGGAGGGCATCGAGTGGGGTTCCCTGGACGGGACGAAGGCCAGGCTGATCTTCATGATCTCCGTACCGGAGGCGGCCGCCGGGGACGAGCACCTGCGGATTCTCGCGCTGCTGTCGCGGAAGCTGATGGACACGGGCTTCCGGGGGCGGCTGGAGGCGGCCCCGGACGACGCCGCGATCCTCGAGGTGCTGCGCGAGGTGCGGTAGCGGGGGTGGCGGGGCTTCCTTCCGGGGCGTTGTCGGGGGGCGGGCCTCGTATGCCGACGGGCTCGGCGTACGCGGGGCTTCTCGTACGTCGGTGAGTCCCTCGTACGTCTGTGACGCTCGCTCGGCCTCGGTGGGAGTCGCGTGGCGTCGACAGCCCGCACCTCCAGCCTCTGGGGGGTTGTTGCAACGTGTGGCTCCGTCGGTGTACCGGGTGCCGTACGGCTGTTCGCA is a genomic window containing:
- the ahcY gene encoding adenosylhomocysteinase, translating into MTTATNGQDFKVADLSLAAFGRKEITLAEHEMPGLMAIRKEYAAGQPLAGARVTGSLHMTVQTAVLIETLVALGAEVRWASCNIFSTQDHAAAAIAVGPNGTPDNPQGVPVFAWKGETLEEYWWCTEQALTWPNTPTGGPNMILDDGGDATLLVHKGVEYEKDGKVPSVDTAENDEHRVILELLNRTITDGSQKWTQLASEIRGVTEETTTGVHRLYEMHRDGTLLFPAINVNDAVTKSKFDNKYGCRHSLIDGINRATDVLIGGKTAVVCGYGDVGKGCAESLRGQGARVIVTEIDPICALQAAMDGYQVTTLDEVVDKADIFITTTGNKDIIMASDMAKMKHQAIVGNIGHFDNEIDMAGLAAIPGIVKDEVKPQVHTWTFPDGKVLIVLSEGRLLNLGNATGHPSFVMSNSFADQTLAQIELFTKQEEYPTDVYVLPKHLDEKVARLHLDSLGVKLTTLRPEQAAYIGVEVEGPFKPDHYRY
- a CDS encoding fructose-specific PTS transporter subunit EIIC, with the translated sequence MTSPADPPTGGDTSGQRRLKLLAVTACPTGIAHTYMAAEKLSQAAESLGIDMKVETQGSIGAENVLSDNDVRDADGVIIAADKDVDRSRFAGKRVVSVGVAEGISHPERLIERVRSAPVQGGGGGGSAVSAASAGSAAGSGGGRERSVAYKALMNGVSYMIPFVVVGGLLIAISLALGGDATSKGYVIPEGTFWAHVNAIGVIGFTLMVPILSGYIAYAIGDRPALVPGMIGGWIANTGELYDSKAGAGFIGAIVTGFLAGYLVVWIKKVQVPKFVRPIMPIIVIPIVATTALGLFFIYVIGKPISWVFEHLTDWLSGMTGASAILLGAVLGLMIAFDMGGPVNKTAFLFGTGLIATGNQTVMGMCAAAIPVMPLGQGLATLIRRRLYSEQERETGMASLFMGMFGISEGAIPFAAARPAQVIPANMLGGAVAGAVAGMAGVEDAVPHGGPIVAVLGAIGGVPMFFVAVAVGAVVTALTTVTLIDLGGRKRRGAGVAGGPGGGPEPVFAGVGAASGSAVGGAASLAGASVGMAGAAPGADASAAASGASGASGAEGPAAAAATEAPAGEVLSGYLTERTVKVQLEARDKEAAIREMAALLATTGKVDDVEELVRTALRREAQGTTGLGEEIAIPHAKTDAVLAPVVGFARSAEGIEWGSLDGTKARLIFMISVPEAAAGDEHLRILALLSRKLMDTGFRGRLEAAPDDAAILEVLREVR